In bacterium, the DNA window TCAGTGCCTCTTCCCCGCTTCGGGCAATAGACACATTATAACCTTCGGATTCAAGCAGAAGTCTCAGAAGATAGATAATCTCAAGATCGTTATCTACTATTAATATTCTCTTTTCCATCGCTTGGCAGAGTAACTGTTATTTTAAATGTCCCCATCTTTCGGACACGGGCCACCATACAAAAAAAGCCTTTCCGAGGATGTTATCTCTCGGCACAAATCCCCAATACCTGCTGTCCTTGCTGTTATCGCTGTTGTCGCCGAGAACATAATACATGTCTTCGGGTATTTGCACTGCGCGTCCCATTTGTCCGTATTCCCCGTCAAAATCAGAAAAATCAGTGTTTCTGTAATAAATATCTTTAAGATTTGCGGGTTTGGGCGCGATTTTGCCGTCTATATATATATCCCCGTCTTTAATTTCAATTGTTTCCCCGGGAAGCCCTATAACCCTCTTTATATAATCCTTATGCTGGTCAAGCCCTATTATGTTTCTTGTCTGAAAAACAACTATGTCCCATCTCGCGGGTTCTTTTACAGGAACTATCACAGGAGAATATTTTAACTGCAAAGGGACAGGCTGCCTTTCTTTATCATAAGCGATCCACGGCAATCTTAACCCAAAAATAATTTTGTTAACAAAAATCCTGTCTCCATTATCATAGGATCCGTGAAGTGTCGGCTCCATGGAACCGGTCGGAATCTTAAAAGGCTGTAAAAATAATCCGCGGACTATCAAAGCAAGTATGCCCGCCCATAAAAGAGACTCGATAAATTCCCTGAAAGCCCCTTTTTTATATCTCTTCAATTCGTCCTCAAGCAGTAATATCTTCTGTAATGCGGCGTCAATGTCCTGCCTGCCTTTCAATGCCTGCCTGACTTCAGACATGGTTTTTATGGCGCTCAGATACCAGTCTCTGCCTTTTTCCCTCTTTGCTCTTTTTATAAGTTCTTTGACCGATTTATAAGCCTTTTTTGAATCCCGATATTTTTTCATCTCTGTTATTTTTTTCACGGTATCTCCTTTGTATTAATCGTTTTTCAGCACGGCGGTAAACGCTCTTTGGGGAATATTGACTTTCCCGACCAGCTTCATCCTTTTTTTGCCTTCCTTTTGTTTTTCAAGCAATTTTCTCTTCCTGGTTATATCACCGCCGTAGCATTTCGCAATCACATCTTTCCTTAGCGCTTTTATGTTGCTCCTGGCAATTACTTTGCCCCCCACAGATGCCTGCAACGGTATCTGGAAAAGATGCTGGGGTATAAGGTCCTTCAATTTTTCAGTTATCTGCCTTCCCTTTGTCTCAGCTTTAGACGAATGCACAAGCGTCGAAAAAGCGTCAACCGGCTCTCCGTTAACAAGAATCTCAAGTTTAACTATATTTGATGTCTTATATCTGTCAAATTCATAATCCATGGAACCGAAACCTCTTGTCGCAGATTTTATCTTATCATGAAAATCGATTATAATCTCATTCATGGGCATATCAAAGGTCATCAGCACCCTCCGCTGATCAAGTGTCTCTGTCTGCAGCAAATCCCCTCTTCTATCCCTGCAGATCTGAATGATAGACCCCAGTGATTCAGTCGGGCATATCACAAACATTTTCACGAACGGTTCCTCAATATTATCTATCTCGTTCACAGGAGGCAACTTTAACGGATTATCTATGGATATCTGTTCGCCGTTTTTCAGGTTAATCCTGTATATAACGCTCGGATGGGTCATTACAATATCCAGGTCATATTCTCTCTCTATCCTTTCCTGGAATATTTCCATGTGCAGCAGACCGAGAAATCCGCATCTGAAACCGAAACCGAGCGCTGCTGAATTTTCAGGTTCAAACTTCAGGGAAGCGTCATTTAAAGAAAATTTTTCAAGAACGCTTTTCAAATCCGGATAATCCGCGCTGTTTGAAGGATAAACTCCGCTGTAAACCATGGGATGGATCTGTTTAAATCCCGGGACCGCTTCCGAAACAGGGTCCTTCTCGCTTGTGATAGTGTCGCCGATGATAATATCCGAAGCATCCTTGATATTAGAGATGATATAGCCAACCTCTCCGCATACAAGTTCGCTGACAGGTGTCGCCTTAGGTTTAAAGATACCTACCTCCACGACTTCAAATATCTTATTCCTCCCCATTAAAAAAATCTTCATGCCTTTGCCTACTTTTCCGCCAAACACTCTTACATGCAGTATAACGCCGCGAAAAGAGTTATATACCGAATCAAATATAAGCGCTTTTAATTTGTTTTCGGCCGGAACGGCGGGCGGGTCAATCCGGCCGATAATCCTGTCCAGGAGCTCTTTTATCCCGCTGCCCGTCTTTGCGCTCGTCAGAACCGCGTCATCGGCCGGGATCTGCAGGATATCTTCGATCTGGTGTTTAACGCTTTCCACATCCGCGTTAGGCAAATCAACTTTGTTGATAACAGGAATTATTTTTAAACCGTAGCTGGATGCAAGATGTATATTAGCAACTGTCTGAGCTTCCACTCCCTGAGAAGCGTCCACAAGCAAAAGCGCGCCTTCACAGGAAGCAAGGCTTCTTGAAACTTCGTGAGCGAAATCAACATGGCCGGGGGTATCGATGATATTAAGCATATATGTCTGCCCGTCGTCAGCTTTATAATCAATCCGGACAGGATGAGCCTTAATGGTTATGCCCCTTTCCCGCTCTAAATCCATGTCATCAAGCACCTGTTCACGGAATTCACGCTTATCAATAGAACCTGTTATTTCCAGCATTCTGTCGGCAAGAGTTGATTTGCCGTGGTCTATATGGGCAATGATAGAAAAATTTCTTATATTTTCAATTTTCATATTTCTGCAAAGCATCTCTGAATTGTCGCACTGTGGAAGTAATATCGGGCGTTCTGAAAATTGAAGTTCCCGCGACGATAATATTTATACCGGCTTTTACGGCGTTTACCGCGGTTTCCAGCGTTATTCCTCCGTCAATCTCCAATTCGGTTTCTAAATTATTCTCATCTATAAGCTTTTTCGCCGCTCTTACTTTATCCAGGACTGATCCAATGAATTTTTGTCCGCCGAAACCGGGATTAACCGACATGAAAAGAACAAGATCAACCTTATCAACAATATTTTCAATCTCGCAAAAAGGAGTGGGAGGGTTAATGGAAACGCCGCATTTCACTCCCAGAGACCTGATTTTCCTGATGATCTTTTCGGGATCCTTTTCGGCTTCTATATGGAATGTAATCAGATCAGAACCGGCTTCGGCAAAAACAGGCGCGTATTTAAGAGGCTCTGCTATCATAAGGTGGACATCCAGGAAAAGTCCGGTCGTATTCCTTATAGATCTGACTATATCCGGCCCGAAAGTTATGTTTGGAACAAAATGGCCGTCCATCACATCTATATGAAGCATGTCAACACCTGCATCTTCAGCCTTTTTCACCTCCTCGGACATTTTTCCGAAATCAGCTGCCAGCAAAGACGGGGCAATTTTAATCAAATCTATCCTCCCTGTTAAGTAATGGCTTATAACTTTTTTAATATTTTTTCTATTTTCGACGGTTTATCAATTAATCCTATCCCTGAAATACCGATATTTTCAGGAGTAAAGTAATCCGCGGCTATTCTCCGGATATCGGCGGCGGCAACAGACTGGACTTTGGCTATCACTTCATCATACGGAATTATACGGTCCAGCAGGATTAAGCTTTCACCCGCTCTGTACATCTGGGATGTCGTTCTTTCCATCGCAAGCATAAACTGACCGATATAATATTCCTTCGCCCTTTCAATTTCTTCAGATGAAACTTTTGACGACCTGATTTTATTGAGCTCTCTCATTATAAGCGAAACGGCCTGTTCAACCCTTCCGGCGTCAAAACCGCCCGAAATAGTAAAACAGCCGGAATCCTTATAATATTCAACGGCGGAAGATATATTATAGGATAATCCATACTTCTCCCTTATAGATTGAAAAAGCCTTGAACTCATATTTTCGCCGAGTATCACGCTCAGGATATTAAACGCATATTTATCCTTATGCCCTCTTTCAACCGTTTTAACGCCCAGGGCAAGATGTACTTGTTCCGTTTTCTTGTTTAAAAATATATTTCTCCTGTTGAGCGGTTTTTGTTCATAGCCCAAAAACCCGGGAGCCGGTTTTCCCGGAAGATTTCTGACCCATTTTTCAGACTCTTTCACTACTGTATCATGCTTGATATTGCCGGCAACAGAGATAACTGTATTGGAAGTGGTATAATTAGCGTTCATATATCTTAAAATATCATCCCTGGTTATAGATGAAACCGTATCAACGGAACCTATCAAAGGCTTCCCCAGAGGATGTCCCTCCCATATAATGGATTTTATTAAATCATGAATATGCTGATCCGGCATATCATGATACATATTTATTTCTTCTTTTATTACACCCCTCTCCCTTTCTATTTCCCTGGGATCGAAAATAGAATTTATATATATGTCAAATAATATCTCGGAGGCGGTATGAAAGTATTTACTGGATACTTTTGCCATATAGAACGTATATTCCTCTGAAGTATAGGCATTTAATATGCCGCCTACCCCTTCAATAGCCTCGGATATTTTTCTGCATGTCCTGTGGGTTGTCCCTTTAAAAAGCAAGTGCTCGAGGAAGTGCGAGATCCCCGATTGGCGTTCGGCCTCATATCTTCCTCCCGTTGCGACCCAGATGCCCATCGAAACGGAATGCATATGCTTCATCTCGGTGGTCACTATTCTTATGCCGTTGGAAAGTTTAGTTATCTTAATTTTGTTATTCATTCTTTTTCCTGACTAAGTCCCCCGGGCGGGCGCAACTCTTAAACCTGACTTTCACTTTCATTCCGGGATTCGCTTCTTTCAAAACCCCGCCGTCCAGGTCAAACATCAGGCTTATCGTTTCTTCCCTGTCACATCCGATATCCGGACCTATCACCTCAACCGAATCACCTTTCCTGATCTTATTCCTCACTTCTAATATAACGGTGCCTTTCAACGACTTTTCTACAATTCCCAAAAAATCATATTTTCTTTCGTACGCGGACGTGCCGGCAATCTGCATATCCGAATCGGAACCTCTGCCAACATAGAAACCAGTAGTATATTTCCTGTGGCTTATTTTTTCAAGTTCTTCGATTGTTTTTTTCGGCGCTCTCTTTTTCCCCGCATAACAGCAATCCACGGCATTTCTGTAAGCGCGGACAACACAGGCTATATAATACAGGCTTTTCATTCTTCCTTCTATCTTAATGGCGTCTACGCCCGCTTCCGCGATTTCCGTAATATAATCAACCATATTTAAGTCTTTCGAATTTAAAATATACGAACCGCGGGCGGAAGATTCAATCTGAAAATATTCGCCCGGCCGTTTTTCTTCAACCAGATAATATTTCCACCTGCAAGGATGGGTGCACTTCCCTTCATTTGCGCTTCTGCCCGTCATCACAGAACTTAACAGGCACCTGCCCGAATAAGAAACACACATCGCCCCGTGGCAAAAAATTTCCAGCTCCATATCCGGGACTGCTTTCTTTATCATGCGAATATCCCTTAAGGCGACTTCCCTTCCCAATATTATCCGGTCGACACCCGATCCCTTCCAGAATAACACCGACGAGGAGTTTAATGTGTTGGCCTGTGTGCTTAAATGGATCTTTACTCCGCGACATAAGAGGTTGCGCGCAATTTTTATCATTCCGGGGTCCGAAACAATGATGGCATCCGGTTTTATAACGTTGATCTTTTTTATCGCAGTTTCGGCTTTCTTTAAATCAGACTCTTTAAGATAAGCGTTCATGGCAATATATAATTTTTTGCCGGCTTTCCTTGCTTCTTTTGAAATGGTCTCCGCATCGCGGAAATTAAGCTCTTCGGCATATGCGCGCAGGCTCATTCCCGGATAGCCTATATAAACGGCGTCAGCCCCGTAAAGAAAAGCTGTTTTGAGTTTTTCAATGTTTCCGGCGGGAGCTACCAATTCTATTTTATGTTTTTTTTTCATTTGCGCAGGGTTTCCGCAGAAAATCACATCTGTCTGCTATTCTCAAGATGGTCCAGAAAATTTTGCAGCATGATCTGGGCTGCGAGGGAATCTACTTTTTCTTTTCTTTTTTTTCTCGTTATATTCGCGGATATCAATATCCTCTGCGCAGAAACAGTGGTCAACCTTTCATCCCAGAGATTGACATTTATGTTCAATTCTTTATTAATCTTTTCGGCGAGGTCTTTAACTTTTCTGCTTCCGGGACTGTCTTTGCCGGACATGTTAACCGGATTACCTATAACAATAGATGTAATTCCTTTATTTTCAATTAGTTGCGCTAAATGATTAATAAATTGGTCTATGTCTGTGAAATGGACAAAACCCAATCCCTGAGCCGTAATATTCAAATCATCGCTAACGGCGAGTCCGACCCTTTTATGCCCGAAATCTACACCTAAAAACTTCATAGATATTCTGTCTTCCCTTTTTTCTGTATCAAACTTACAATTTTTTTCACTTCCGGCGCGCTATCCGCCGGACATACCATAACCGCATCCTCTGTTTTTACCGCTATAACACCATGCATATCCGCCATTCCCAAGGCTCCCTTATCGGATATTGCCACACAATCCCTGCAATTGGACATAAATACATCACCCGATATATAATTGCCCGAGGGATCCGGCTTTATAAACCTTTTGAGGCTGGCCCATGTCCCGAGGTCATCCCAGCCGAAATCACCCTCAACCATCGCGATATTCCGCGATTTCTCCATAAGGGCATAGTCTATGGAATCTTTCACCATTCCCGGATATTCCCTGTTCATCACTTTTCTTATAGAATGTCCGGCGTTCAGGAAAAGAGACATGCTCTTCCTGTATTGGGGAGCATGCCTGATAAACTCATCGATAAACACATCAGCCCTCCATATAAACATCCCGCTGTTCCATTTTAATCCGCTTTTCAGATATCTCTTTGCAGCCTGAAGAGAAGGTTTCTCTTTGAATTTTTTTACGGGGAATATCCTGATTTTGTTTTTATTGCATAACTTTTTTCCATATTCTATATAGCCATATTCAGTGCTCGGATAATATGGAGTTATTCCCACTGTAACCAGTTTCTTTTCCCTGGACGCAAAACCGGATGCTTCTTTCAGTGTTTCCAGATAAACGGCCTCGTCGGAAATATAACTGTCCGCGGGAAGCATCAATATCACGGCATCTTTCATTTTCCGAAAAATAATAGCCGCGGCCAGGGCGGCGCACGGGGCGGTATTCCGTCCGACAGGCTCGGCGATTATATTCCCGCCGGGGATATCCTTAAGCTGTTTCTTCGCCGGGGCAAGCTGTTTGGCGCCTGTAATAACAAAAATATTTTGAGGCCTGACAAGTTTTTTAATCCTGGAAACGGAAAGCTGCGCAAGTGTTTTTTGCCCGTAAACCGCAAGGAATTGCTTGGGTGTCGATTCTCTGCTGCGCGGCCAGAACCTCTCCCCTTTTCCCCCGGCCATTAATACCGCATATATTTTCTTATTCATTCCTGCCTACATAAGCCCTTTTGTCAGTGATGCAATATATTTTTTCATTACTTTTCCAATATTCGCCGAGTTAATATTATCCTCAATCTTTTTCACAGCGGCGCTTCCCACGACAACCGCATCACAATACCCGGATACTTCCTTTACCTGCCCGGGAGTAGAGATGCCGAAACCGACAGCGACAGGTAATTTCGTATGCTTTTTTATCTTTTTCACCATAGACGGAGCATCCCCGCTTAAATCCTTCCTCGCGCCTGTAACCCCTGTTCTCGAGACACAATATATAAAACCCGAAGAAACCCTGACAATATCCCTTATTCTGTTTTCGGGAGTAGTCGGGGTTATCAGAAATATTGTTTTGATATTATTTTTTGACGCCAATAAAACATATTCCTCCGCTTCCTCATGGGGAAGGTCCAATATCAGCACTCCGTCCACCCCGTTTTTGCCGCAATCAAAAATAAATCTTTTTAATCCATAATTTAAGACGGGATTATAATACGTAAAAAGGACCAAAGGGATATCTATTTTCCCCTTCCTGATCCTTTTCACAAGATTTAAAACATCTCTCACGGAGGTATGCCGCTTTAAGGATCTTGAAGAAGCTCTCTGTATGGTAGGCCCGTCGGCCAGCGGATCGGAAAAAGGTATCCCGAGTTCAAGTATATCGACTCCGGCTTTTTCAACCTGGGAAATAATTTTGAAAGAATCGGACATATCGGGATCGCCGGCGGTCAGGTAAAGGATAAACCCCTTCCCTGAAGTTTTTCTGAGTTCAGCAAATTTTTTATCTATTCTGTTCATGATAATCAAGATATGTAATCGCCCACAACCTGCACGTCCTTATCGCCTCTGCCTGACAGGTTGATTATTATCAGTTTGTTTCTGCCCAGCTTTTTACGGTTTTTCATTACATACGCTACCGCATGAGCGCTTTCAAGCGCAGGGATTATACCCTCGTTTTTACATAAAAAAATAAAAGCATTCACCGCATCTTTGTCGGAAACCGCATCGTATTGGATTCTGCCTTTTTCAAAAAGGTAACTGTGTTCGGGCCCCACACCCGCATAATCCAGGCCGGCTGAGATGGAATGCGTGGTGGATATCTGCCCATTTTCATCCTGCAGGACATAAGATTTAGAACCGTGCAGAACTCCTATCCGCCCCCCTTTAAAACGAGCGGCGTGCTTTCCTGTTTTAATACCCAGTCCACCGGCTTCGACACCTATAAATTTAACTTTTTTATCTTTCAGAAAATTATAGAATAAGCCTATGGAGTTGCTGCCCCCGCCGACACAGGCGACCAGATAATCGGGAAGCCTTCCCTCTTTCTTCAAAATCTGACTTTTAGCTTCCACACCGATAATCTTCTGAAAATCCCTTACAATCATAGGATAAGGGTGCGGGCCGCCGACAGAACCCAGGATATAATGAGTATGGCGCACATTCGTTACCCAATCCCTGATTGCCTCATTCATTGCATCCTTCAGCGTTCTGCTCCCCGATTTAACGCTGATAACATTAGCTCCCAGAAGGTTCATCCTGAATACATTGAGGTTCTGCCTGTGAATATCCTCTTCTCCCATATATATCTCGCATTTTATGCCGAACATTGCGGAAACGGTGGCAGCGGCGACACCATGCTGTCCCGCCCCTGTTTCCGCTATTATCCGTTTCTTCCCCATCCTTCTGGCAAGAAGTATCTGTCCGATAGTGTTATTGATTTTATGGGCTCCCGTATGAAGCAGATCTTCCCTCTTAAGATAAATCTTATGCCCGAGTTTCCGCGATAACCTTTCCGCATAGTAAAGAGGCGTAGGCCTGCCGGCATATTCATGAAGATAATAATTCAACTCGTCCTTAAATGATTTTTCTTTTATGCATTTCCTGTAACATATCTCAAGCTCGGCGAGCGCATTCATTAACGTTTCAGGCACAAACTTGCCGCCGAATTTTCCGAACATTCCTCTTTTATCGGGATTCATTGTTGAAATTTCCTTCTTTAAAATATTAGCGCTTTTTTCGCAAGATTAATGAAATCCTTCATTTTAGCGTGATCTTTTATCCCTGGAGATTTTTCAATCCCGCTGGATACATCCACGGCGTCAGGCTTAACCGTCATCAAAGCCCCTATAAGATTTCCTATTTTAAGGCCCCCTGACAGGATAACAGCTTTGTTCTCCCTTCTTAGAGAAGATACTATATGCCAGTCAAATGCATGTCCTGTCCCGCCCCTTTTATTCTTATCGTAAGCATCCAGGAGTATGAAATCAGTCGCGGAATATTTTTCTATCTCCTGAATATCATCTTTACCTGAAACCCTGAAGGCTTTGATTATCTTGCGCCCGAAATTACCGCAGAACTCCGGTGTCTCATCGCCGTGAAACTGAAGATAATCGAGATCACAAAAATCCGCAATCCGCCGTATTTCCCTCTCATCTTCATTTACAAACACACCCACAGTTGTGACAAATGGAGGTAAAGACCTGATAATTTTTCTTGCTTCGTCCGGTTTTATTTTTCTCGGGCTGTCTGCGAAAACAAAACCGAGCGCATCGGCCCCGTAAGCGCACGCCGCATCCGCGTCTTCAAAATTTGTAATCCCGCAGATTTTGACTCTTATCATAACCAACCCTTTAATGTTTTGAAATTTTAAACGCTTTTATCATCGCCTTCTTATCTTTTTCCTTCATAAGGGATTCCCCGACCAGTACAGCGTCAGCCCCCGCGTTAGCGACGCGCATTACATCCGATTTTGAAGAAAAACCGCTTTCGGATATTTTTATGATGCCTTCCGGGATTTCAGGCAAAAGTTTTTCCGATGTTCCGATATCTATCTTAAAATCGTTCAGGTTCCTGTTGTTTATACCGATGATTTTTATCCCGTTGATGCCAATAACATTATTCAGCTCATATTCGTCATGGACTTCAACGATTACATCAAGATACAGATTAAACGATATGTCCAGCATCTCTTTAATTTTATCTTTCGAAACGGCTTTTGCTATTAAAAGCACGGCATCAGCCCCGGCAGCCTTGCTCTCATAAAGCTGATAAGTGTCTATAATAAAATCCTTCCTTAACACAGGCAGTTTAGTATTAACCTTTATATTGACCATGTCGTCCAGAGAACCTTTAAAATATTTTTCATCTGTCAACACCGATATCGCATCAGCTCCGCCCTCTTCATACTGGGAAACAATGGAAACAGGGTCATAGGAATCGACTATATCGCCTTTTGAAGGTGAGGCTTTTTTTAATTCTGCGACGACGGATATAAAATCATCCTGATTTATCGCGGCGGCAAACGGCCTGGTCAAAGGCGCCATTTCGCATTTATCTTTCAGGATCTCCAGAGGTAATTTCTTTTTTCTTTCTTTAATTTCCTGTTCCTTATATTTTAATATTTCTTCAAGTATCATAAGCCGTTTATCCCCTGTTGGTAAAAGCAATCAATGATTTAAGTTTATTATACGCCCTGCCCGAATCAATGGATTCAACCGCCATGGATATCGATTCATCCATATCCTTCCCTTTCCCCGCGCACATTATAGCCGCGCCCGCATTTAATAATACAATATCCCTGGGCGCCGATTTTTCACCTTTGAGCACAGATAAAAGTATACGCGTGTTGTAATCCGCGTCTCCTCCTTTTATATCATTTACGGAAGCTGTTTTGAAACCGTAATCTCCCGGATTTATTTCGTAATCTTTTACTTTCCCGTTGTTCAGTTCCGAAACAAATGTCCTGTCCGTAATTGTAATCTCGTCTATGCCGTCCATGCCGTGGACCACCATCGCCCTTCTTGTGCCTAATTTGTTCAAAACTTCGGCTAAAATACGAGTGTATTGCCTGTTAAAAACACCTATGAGCTGATATTCGGCCGATGCGGGATTTGTAATAGGCCCGAGTATATTAAAAATTGTCCTTGTCTTCAGTTCTTTCCTGGGGCCGGTCGCAAACCGCATGGCAGGATGAAATGACGGGGCAAACAAAAAACCTATACCGACCTTGTCAATACAATCTGCAACCCCGGTTTCGTCAATGTTTACATTTACTCCCGCTTTCAGTAAAACATCCGCGCTCCCGCATTTGCTTGAAACAGCCTTATTGCCGTGTTTCGCGACCTTAATACCGGCCCCCGCGGCAACAAAAGCGGTTACTGTTGATATGTTAAACGTATCGGCCCCGTCGCCGCCGGTCCCGCATGTATCCAGCACATCATCTGTTATGTTTATTTTTTTCGCCTCTTTTCTCATGGCCAGCGCGCTGCCGGTAATCTCATCAATACTCTCGCCTTTCATTTTCAAGGCAATCAGGTAACCGGCTATCTGGGAAGGCAAAACGCTGCCGTGCATGATCTGGCTCATCACATCAAATGATTCTTCAACGGTCAGGTTCTGCTTCTCCGCAATTTTCGAAATAGCTTCTGTTATATCCATATATTATAATCCCAATAATGATTTTACTTCGGGAAGCGCCTTTAACCCCGCTTCCTTTCCGTGTTCTATTATGTCTTTCATCCTGAAATAACCCATCGGCGGAACATTGCTGACATCGGGATATATCACATAATCGGGTTTATCTTTTTTAAGCCTGAGAGCGGCTATATTATCCTCCATAATATATATTGAATTTATTACAACATCAAACATATTAATATTGTCTTTTTCCGCCTGATCCTCCGCCGAAGCTTCGTCTTTTATATTTGAAAGGAAATCATCGACTTTATTTTTAACATCCTCAGGCGAAGGGATAACCCCGTTTTTCCTGCTCCGGTTTATCACAATCTCCTTATTGTAATTTTTGACTTCGGTATTGACTTTGACTCCTATCGCAATGATATCTTTATCAATCGACTTCAGAATAGAAACAGGGACAGGGTTCATTATGCTCCCGTCCACAAGGTGCTTTCCGTCAATTTTTACCGGAATAAATACGCCCGGAATGGAGATACTCGCTCTTACGGCCTGAATCAGGTTTCCCCGGGACAGTATAACTTCCTCGCCGGAAAGAATATCGGCGGCAACGACCGCAAGAGGTATATCCAGATCTTCAAATGTTTTATTGCCCAGAAAATAAAAAAGGAATTTCTCAATATTATATCCGCTTATCAAACCCAGCCGCGAAGGCTTCGGCATGAAAAGACTTATTATCTGTTTCTTATCCAGAGAAAGAAGCAGCTCCTCAAATTCTTTCATCGGAAAAGAAGAACAGTATACGGCGCCGATCAATGCCCCGATACTTGTTCCGCAAACACAATCAAATCTTATGCCGTTTTCTTCGAATACCCTGAGGACCCCTATATGAGAAAGACCTTTTGCGGCGCCGCTCCCGAGAGCTATTCCTATCTTTTTCTTTTTTTTCTTTAAAAAAAACACCCTGCCGCCCTTATATAATGCCGGAAAAACCGGCTGTTTTTAAAGTTTCAGGAAATTATTGATTATTTTTTTTCCTTCTTTGGTCAATACCGATTCCGGATGGAACTGGACGCCCCATACCGGAAATTTCCTGTGTTTTACGGCCATTATTTCCTTTTCTTTTGTTACGGCGGTAATATCCAGGCAATCAGGAACGCTGTCCTTCCCGATTACAAGGGAATGATATCTTGTGGCGATAAACGGGTTCTCCACATTTTCGAAAATATCTTTGCCGTTATGATAAATCATCGAAGTTTTACCGTGCATGAGTTTATCCGCCCTAACTATTTTTCCCCCAAAGGCCTCCCCTATACATTGATGGCCCAGGCATACTCCGAGAATAGGTTTTTTACCCGACATTTTTCTTATCAGCTCAACGGAAATGCCCGCTTCACGGGGGGTGCATGGTCCGGGCGAAATAATCAGCTTCTCAAACTTTATCTTTTCAACGTCTTCTACGGAAATCTTATCGTTGCGGTATACAAGCGGAGTATAACCCAATTCTCCTATATACTGGACGATGTTATATGTAAAGGAATCGTAATTATCTATCAATAAAATCATACTGTTCTCCGGATTAGTTTTTAAACATTTCAGCCAATTCCACGGCTTTTACCATAGCTTTCGCTTTATTAACGGTTTCAAAAAATTCTTTTTCAGGGACCGAATCCGCGACAATCCCCGCCCCCGCCTGAATAAACGCTTTTTTCCCCTTAACAACCATTGTCCTTATGGCAATGGCAGAATCCAGGTTTCCCGAAAA includes these proteins:
- a CDS encoding aminodeoxychorismate/anthranilate synthase component II: MILLIDNYDSFTYNIVQYIGELGYTPLVYRNDKISVEDVEKIKFEKLIISPGPCTPREAGISVELIRKMSGKKPILGVCLGHQCIGEAFGGKIVRADKLMHGKTSMIYHNGKDIFENVENPFIATRYHSLVIGKDSVPDCLDITAVTKEKEIMAVKHRKFPVWGVQFHPESVLTKEGKKIINNFLKL
- a CDS encoding patatin-like phospholipase family protein is translated as MFFLKKKKKKIGIALGSGAAKGLSHIGVLRVFEENGIRFDCVCGTSIGALIGAVYCSSFPMKEFEELLLSLDKKQIISLFMPKPSRLGLISGYNIEKFLFYFLGNKTFEDLDIPLAVVAADILSGEEVILSRGNLIQAVRASISIPGVFIPVKIDGKHLVDGSIMNPVPVSILKSIDKDIIAIGVKVNTEVKNYNKEIVINRSRKNGVIPSPEDVKNKVDDFLSNIKDEASAEDQAEKDNINMFDVVINSIYIMEDNIAALRLKKDKPDYVIYPDVSNVPPMGYFRMKDIIEHGKEAGLKALPEVKSLLGL